The Heyndrickxia acidicola sequence TGTAAAGGAAGTTCTCCTGATGGTGGGCAAGACACCATTGAGCCATAATAGAACCTCCTCGGGATACGATACCTGTTACCCTGTTTACTGTTAAGGGGATGTAACGAAGAAGCACTCCTGCATGTATAGTGAAATAATCCACTCCCTGCTCAGATTGTTCTATTAACGTATCACGATATACCTCCCAATTTAGGTCCTCCGCACACCCATTCACTTTTTCGAGCGCTTGATAGATTGGAACAGTTCCTACCGGTACGGGGGAATTTCGGATAATCCATTCGCGCGTAGTATGTATATTTTCCCCTGTTGAAAGGTCCATCATGGTATCTGCCCCCCAGCGGGTAGCCCATGTCATTTTTTCTACCTCTTCTTCAATAGAAGAGGTAACGGCAGAATTCCCAATATTCGCATTAATCTTCACGTGAAAACGGGAACCAATAATCATAGGTTCACTTTCAGGATGATTAATATTAGCAGGTATAATGGCACGTCCACGTGCAACCTCATCCCGGACTAATTCAGGTGACACATTTTCTCTGATTGCGATAAATTCCATTTCAGGAGTAATAATCCCTTTCCGTGCATAATGCATTTGGGTAATATTTTTTCCTTTTTTTGCTCTTAACGGTTTTCGCTTTAATCCTGGAAACAGGCTGGTATTCGCTCTTGAATCATTGTTCTTATAACCGTTATCCTCCGGTTTTACTCCACGGCCGCTATACTCTTCTATATTTTCATTATCCCGTATCCAGCTGCGGCAGGGACTAAGACCTTTACGTATATCAATTGGACAGTCAGCATCTGTATAAGGTCCGCTTGTATCATAAACACGTACAGGCAAATTAGCTTCTTGCTCAAATGTTCCTTTGGTATCAGAGAGTTGGATTTCGCGCATAGGTACCTTTATTTCGGGCCTTGGTCCCTTAACATACACTTTCTTGCTTCCTGTAAAACTGGACATAATGGATACATTTTTTTCATTGTTTGAATTTGTAAGCATTCTTTTATTCTCCCCTTTTTATCATTTGCTCAGTTAAATGAAAAGATTGTTTAACCGCCTTTTTCTCTCAGCTGAAAGGTTAATGTAAAAAAATGAGCTGAAAACGACAGAGTCAATTAACCAAGTTCTTATTAAAAAGGACAAAATCAGTTCAAGGGACCGCATGAAAAAAACCGGATCTATAAAGAGACCCGGCTGATGTTAGCATAAACACGTTAATGGAAATACACCATTAACGAGCATAAAAATTCTAACTTCCCCACGCTGGTATGAACCAGATCAGGTCCTGAGGGTTAAGAAACTTACGCGTTTCTCTCTCAGCCCAGCATACTGGACACCCCTAGTTTTCACATGATTAAATTGTACAAATTCATAATAGTCCTAAGGTAAATCAATGTAAATAGTTCTTTTTTCATTTTTCCTCTTATTGTATTTTAAAAATAGAATCTGTAAAAGCACTTGCTATATTTAAAACGACTGTGAACCTGCAGAGTAAATCAGCAGCTTAAAAAATAAAGACAAACAATTAAAAAGAGCGTGTCCAAGGTTACTGGAACACACTCTCCTATATTCCTATTTATCTTACCAGGTAAATAAACCTACAAACATCGCACTTAATAGAGAAACAGCAACACCGCTGACTAAAAGCTTCCATACATTTTTACCAATAATGCGGGACTTGTCTTCACCCATTATAGAACTGATTGCCCCGTAAATCATACCGACAGTACTAAAATTGGCAAAGGAAGTCAAAAATGTTGTTGCAACAGCAATTGTATGATGCGGAAGGCTATGGACATGTTTTTTCAAATCCATCATGGCTACGAATTCGTTTGTTGACAGCTTTATTCCCATTAACTGAGCGACATACATGGCATCATGGCCTGATAATCCCATCAGATAAGCAAAAGGGCTAAATATCACGGAAAAAATCTTTTGAACCGTAAGACCGTGAATGAAAAATCCCAATATACCATTTGCACAGGCTGTCAGTGCTACATAACCGACCACCATTGCCATAATCACAATCACCATACGTATCCCTACAAGCATACTATTAGAGATAGTAGAAAAGAAATCTTTTTTCTCTGCTTTTGTAGGGACATATACAATATCTTCTTCTTTGCTAACTTCTATTGGATTTAATATACTCGCCAAAAGTAGTGCATTTAAGCAGTTTAAAGGAATTGCAGCAAATACATATTCGCCTGGGACCATGCTCAAGTATGCACCGATGATCGATCCTGAGATACTGCTCATACTCATGATTCCGAACGTAAGAAGGCGGTTTTCTTTTAATACTGCTAATTGTTGGCGGATAACTGCCAATGCCTCTGTATTACCAAGGAACATCATTTGCAATGAAAAAAAACTTTCCAGCTTTGGCAGACCTGAAACCTTGGAAATAACCCAGCCTACTTTATCGATAATCCATGTTAAGATACCAAAATAACTAAGGATATCAAAGAAGGTAATAATAAATATAATCGGCATTAATGCACTAAAGAAGAAATCAACAGAAGGATTCGCCATTGCAGATGGGAAAGCAAAAGAAATCCCCTGGTCTGCACACGATATAAGAAACGTAAAAAATGATGCTATTTTATTTATGACCCATGTTCCGACTTTAGTGCCAAGCATAAACCAGGTAATAAAAAGCTCTACAACGATTAAGCTTAGGACAGCACGCCATTTAACCTTTCTCTTATTAGGCGAGCAAAGGAATACCAGGCCAAAAACAACCAGAACCCCTAGAATATTCAATAAAAAAAACATGCCAACAACTCCCTGTTTAGGATTCCCTGTATAAAACGCCCTCCATTTCACCCCCAGCCACAGGCTGAAGCGTGAAAAATAAGAGCTGCGGAAACCTATTACTTAATACGGTTATAAAAAAACCGGTATCTAAGGAAATAGTCTGCATGTATGGCTCTATATTTATTCACACTTCCCTGTAGTCCGGCATTTCTGGCTGCCGGGTAGAAACTATCAGACCATTCAACTGACATTATACAAGGATCATTATTAAGACCTGATTAGTTTATATCATATGACAGAATACGACAATATTTTTATTAAAAGTTGAAATCATTTTACAACTGAAAATAATAATAATATTGTAATTTATTCACCAAATCTCAGGATTCTTACCTGTTGAAGTATGTAATTTTCTCCATTATAAAAAAACAATTGAATCCTTTAGCGTAATAAAGTAAAATGAAACTCGTTGAATGAATATACATTTTATTGGATAAATAATTATCGGAGGAATAATAGATGAATAATAACAAATTAGGAATATGGCTTCTTGCTGCGCTTGTAGTAGGAAATATGGTTGGCTCAGGAATTTTTATGCTGCCCCAATCCCTTGCAAAAGCTGCCAGTCCTGCCGGCGTAATTCTTGCATGGGTTTTGACGGGTGCAGGCGTTTTAATGCTTTCCCTCGTTTTTGGAAATTTATCTATTCGAAAGCCTGAACTAAATGGAGGCGTACAAATGTATGCCCAAGCACTTTTTTCAAAAGGCTCCCGTGCAGGCATTCTTTCCGGGTATGTCATCTCATGGGGATATTGGATAGCCAACGTAACAGGCAACGTAGCCGTCTTAACAACCTTCATCGGATATCTATCGACATTCTTTCCTATCATGACCAGCAGCGCTACCTTATTTGCTATTGGTCCGGTCAGTGTCAAAACAGGTGGTTTTATTACCTTTCTAATTTGCACCATCATGCTTTGGGTCATGAATGCTATTATTCTTCGCGGCGTTAAACGCACCGGGCAGATTAATTTTGTTGCAACGGCTACTAAGGTAATAGGATTTATGATCTTCATCTGTTTCACTCTTTTTGCCTTTCAAAAAACAAACATTTTTCCACTTGTCCAAGCTCGTACAGGAAGCAATGGAACCTCTCTTAGTCTTCTGGGACAAGTGAACAATGCCGCCATTACCACGCTTTGGGCCTTTATCGGGATTGAATCGGCGGTGATGTTCTCTAACCGTGCTAAAAAGCGATCTGATATAAAGAAGGCAACTGTCATTGGACTTGCTGTATCGCTTGTTATCTATGTTGGGATTACTACTTTAGTGATGGGCAGCTTAACCCAAACAGAACTGATGAACGCTAACAAACCGCTCGTTGATGCGCTGCAAAAAGTAGTAGGACATAATGTGAGCTATGTAATGGCCATTTTTGATCTCATTTCTTTAACCGGCACAACCATTGGATGGATATTTTTAAGTGCGGAAGCTCCTTATCAGGCAGCCAAGCAAGGTTTGTTTCCATCTATCTTTAAAAAGGAAAACAAAAATGGGGTACCATCTGCATCTCTTGTTCTTACAAATCTATTTTCTCAGGCTTTTCTTTTCTTGACCATTTCAGATTCACTCAGCAGTGCATTTAATTTTGTGATTCAGGTAGCCACTCTTGCCTACCTAGTTCCATATACTGCATCTGCACTCTATCAGGTGAAGCTGGTCATCACAGGCAGCACTTATAAAAATCAAAAAAGCCGTTTTACTGACGGGATTATCGCTATCCTTGCGACAATTTACTCCATTTATGTCATCTTTGCCGGTACGTCCAACATGAAAACATTCCTTTTAGGCATTGCATTGTATGCATCAGGAATAGCTTTGTATCCACTTATCATGCGTTCTAGGAAATCATTAGCGCAGCAAACAGATATAAAAAAAGAGGCCATCTAGTATTCCCCCTTTGGGCAGATAGACTAAAAAGAGAACAAACGATTGTTCTTAACGGTCTGCCCAAAGGGGCTTTTTCTATGCGCTCTTATACCCAACAAATGACTGTTAGGATTATGTACAATATCTACTTCTTTGATAGAAAGTCCTTGTTCAAGGGAAATTCTCATAATCATTAGACCTAAAAAAGACGCGCGATTGAACCTTTCCACTCAATTTCTAACATAAATAGCAGCCAAGTCCCCTTAACACCGATGAAGAAAAAAGCCAACCTATCATGTTGATTAGCTTCTTCTTTAGGTTAGGCTCTTTTCGTAAGTTTTGTTGCTATTTGTATAATTGAATCTAGGATACACAGTGTTCGGGCTTGAAAACAAAATGACTGAAAACGAAAAGATGCCAGGATTCCTCACTTATTACATATTCAACACTTTTGCGAAAAGCAACAATCTATGCGAAAACAGCCTTAGGTGAATTATCCATTTCCTACTTTCTTTTCATAGCGTTTATGCATATGGATAAATACATTTGTAATTATTTTGGTCCAGAGAATCACAATAACGATAAACACAAACAGCCAAGCATAGTTTACCCATTTATAAAATTGAAAAAAACCTGCCCACACAAAAATAGGCAAAACAATAAAAGCTAAAATAGCGGATACTAATAGCGTATAAATATAATAATTCTTTTTATGGTTTAGCGTCCATTGGTATACCAGTATATATACAACAGGGGTCAGGGATGCACAAAAGCTAAAGTATGGAAAAATAGGGGCTAATCGATTGGGAAACTCCTATAATCCACATCTTATACCAACTATGTTGAGATAAGTGTACCAAACATGAAAATTAAGGCCATAAAAACCCAAAAGATATATTTTTTTCCGATCAATGAAGAAGAATAAAACAACTAAAGGAATAATTAGCATTAATATATTTACCCAGAATTGCCAGGTAGTAAAGCCAGAATACTTTATCCAATAATGGAATTCTGTATCAGATAAATTTTTTTCTATATTCCTCAGCTTATGAAGATATTCTATTTTTCCAGTTTGCATTGGCAAATCCTCACTAGTTTTTACTATTATTTTTCACCTGTAATGAAAAATTATTCCAACACAATTTAAAACGTTCCATACAGCTTCTAATGTGCAATGAGTAACCAGGTGAAAAAATGTAGCAGTTACGGTTATAATCAAAATGATTCTGCTGTCGGTCATGAACCATTTGCAGGATTTGGACTGACAAAACCGAAAAAAGCGTAAGAGTTGTATTGCTTTTCAAAATGTGGACAATATTTTTACTGTCAGCATGAAAGGAAAGCCAATATGATTAAAATGGTGAAGAAAAAAGAAATAGCCGCCACAGCAGCCATTTCTTTAAATACGATTATGTTAATGTCTAACATTTACCTTTACAATACATTATCGGATTAATCCTATTTATTGAATACAAAACTGGATATTCCCAATTCTAATTTATTAATGGATAAGTGATCCTTCTAAAATTCCACTATCTTTCACCGCTTCAACAGCCCTTTTTAAAATTTCTTCTTCCTGGACTAAAGCAATTCGAACATATCCCTCACCGGATGGACCAAAAGCACTCCCCGGAGTTACCAGGACGCCTGCATTTTCAATCAAATCAGCTGCAAAGTCCACTGATTTTTCGTAATGAGAAGGTATTTTTGCCCAAATGAACATGGTGGCTTGCGGCTTGTCCATTTTCCATCCAATAGCATTAAAGCCTTCACAGAGAACATTCCTTCGCTTTTCATAAGCTTTTTTTGTTTCTTCCACACAGGTTTGGTCTCCCGAAATGGCTGCAATCGCTGCTGTTTGTATTGGCAAGAACATCCCATAATCCACGTTTGACTTCAATGCTTTTAGGCTGGAAACGATCTTTTCATTCCCAACACAGAACCCGATTCTCGCCCCTGCCAGTCCGTATGTCTTAGACAATGAATTAAACTCTACCCCTATATCCTTGGCACCCGGAAAAGACAGAAAGCTCTTTCCTTTTTTGCCATCATAAATCAAATCACTATAAGCATTGTCATGGAGCACAATAATATCATATTTCTTTGCAAAGGCAACCAGGTCTTCGTAGAAACGATCGGGAGCGATTGCCGCAGTAGGATTATTCGGGTATGAAACAAGCATTGCTTTAGCTTTTTGGGCAATTTTCTCTGGAATATCCTCTAAACAAATGACATAATCGTTTTCTTTTTTCTGAGGCATAAAATAAATTTCTGCGCCAGCCAGCATCGGACCATGTGCAAACACAGGGTAGCAAGGATCTGGCACCAATACCACATCTCCCTCATCGATAATGGACATGGAGATATGGGCAAGCCCCTCCTGTGAACCTAATAAAGAACAAATTTCTGTTTTAGGGTTCAGATTTACCTGATATCGCTTATCATACCAGTCACTTACTGCCTCCAATAAGGCATTCTGGTCATTGATCGCATATATGTAGTTTTTTTCATCCGCTGCTGCCGTACATAAGGCATCAATGATATGTTTTGCCGGTGGAATATTAGGAGTGCCTATGCTTAAATCGAACACTTCATCTCCGCTTTCTTGTTTCTTTCTCTTTAACTCCACAATTTTAG is a genomic window containing:
- a CDS encoding nucleoside transporter C-terminal domain-containing protein; this encodes MFFLLNILGVLVVFGLVFLCSPNKRKVKWRAVLSLIVVELFITWFMLGTKVGTWVINKIASFFTFLISCADQGISFAFPSAMANPSVDFFFSALMPIIFIITFFDILSYFGILTWIIDKVGWVISKVSGLPKLESFFSLQMMFLGNTEALAVIRQQLAVLKENRLLTFGIMSMSSISGSIIGAYLSMVPGEYVFAAIPLNCLNALLLASILNPIEVSKEEDIVYVPTKAEKKDFFSTISNSMLVGIRMVIVIMAMVVGYVALTACANGILGFFIHGLTVQKIFSVIFSPFAYLMGLSGHDAMYVAQLMGIKLSTNEFVAMMDLKKHVHSLPHHTIAVATTFLTSFANFSTVGMIYGAISSIMGEDKSRIIGKNVWKLLVSGVAVSLLSAMFVGLFTW
- the thiC gene encoding phosphomethylpyrimidine synthase ThiC, giving the protein MLTNSNNEKNVSIMSSFTGSKKVYVKGPRPEIKVPMREIQLSDTKGTFEQEANLPVRVYDTSGPYTDADCPIDIRKGLSPCRSWIRDNENIEEYSGRGVKPEDNGYKNNDSRANTSLFPGLKRKPLRAKKGKNITQMHYARKGIITPEMEFIAIRENVSPELVRDEVARGRAIIPANINHPESEPMIIGSRFHVKINANIGNSAVTSSIEEEVEKMTWATRWGADTMMDLSTGENIHTTREWIIRNSPVPVGTVPIYQALEKVNGCAEDLNWEVYRDTLIEQSEQGVDYFTIHAGVLLRYIPLTVNRVTGIVSRGGSIMAQWCLAHHQENFLYTHFEEICEIMKTYDVSFSLGDGLRPGSIADANDAAQLAELETLGELTEIAWNHDVQVMIEGPGHVPMHLIKENVDKQMKVCDEAPFYTLGPLTTDIAPGYDHITSAIGAAMIGWFGTAMLCYVTPKEHLGLPNKEDVRTGVITYKIAAHAADLAKGHPGAQMRDDALSKARFEFRWRDQFNLSLDPERALEYHDETLPAEGAKTSHFCSMCGPKFCSMKISQDIRERVKEEDHRKEAMIMEGMEEKAKEFRNTGSKMYQ
- a CDS encoding amino acid permease — translated: MNNNKLGIWLLAALVVGNMVGSGIFMLPQSLAKAASPAGVILAWVLTGAGVLMLSLVFGNLSIRKPELNGGVQMYAQALFSKGSRAGILSGYVISWGYWIANVTGNVAVLTTFIGYLSTFFPIMTSSATLFAIGPVSVKTGGFITFLICTIMLWVMNAIILRGVKRTGQINFVATATKVIGFMIFICFTLFAFQKTNIFPLVQARTGSNGTSLSLLGQVNNAAITTLWAFIGIESAVMFSNRAKKRSDIKKATVIGLAVSLVIYVGITTLVMGSLTQTELMNANKPLVDALQKVVGHNVSYVMAIFDLISLTGTTIGWIFLSAEAPYQAAKQGLFPSIFKKENKNGVPSASLVLTNLFSQAFLFLTISDSLSSAFNFVIQVATLAYLVPYTASALYQVKLVITGSTYKNQKSRFTDGIIAILATIYSIYVIFAGTSNMKTFLLGIALYASGIALYPLIMRSRKSLAQQTDIKKEAI
- a CDS encoding aminotransferase class I/II-fold pyridoxal phosphate-dependent enzyme, giving the protein MKFSNRLDLFGKSVFTKIVELKRKKQESGDEVFDLSIGTPNIPPAKHIIDALCTAAADEKNYIYAINDQNALLEAVSDWYDKRYQVNLNPKTEICSLLGSQEGLAHISMSIIDEGDVVLVPDPCYPVFAHGPMLAGAEIYFMPQKKENDYVICLEDIPEKIAQKAKAMLVSYPNNPTAAIAPDRFYEDLVAFAKKYDIIVLHDNAYSDLIYDGKKGKSFLSFPGAKDIGVEFNSLSKTYGLAGARIGFCVGNEKIVSSLKALKSNVDYGMFLPIQTAAIAAISGDQTCVEETKKAYEKRRNVLCEGFNAIGWKMDKPQATMFIWAKIPSHYEKSVDFAADLIENAGVLVTPGSAFGPSGEGYVRIALVQEEEILKRAVEAVKDSGILEGSLIH